One genomic region from Aneurinibacillus sp. REN35 encodes:
- a CDS encoding sigma-54 interaction domain-containing protein, translated as MTIHHIPQLILLAPQLSLFEKVWSMQQKQQLSIAGIWYGNQPCHGIEESIRHTIPILPEKPSELEQAIQRKSCDFLVLGEASEDMYPLIQKMRMEGITLLDSSSFWLLEHLIAKDWQLSQHHRINQELQTILTYAHEGIQLVNQEGTVQYVNPAFTTITGIQPAERIGKNIFEVSPDGSLSLALQTKQPVLNWKNKVLDSGVEVISNAAPIYVDGEMTGAVVTFQDMTQIMALSQQLQEQAQKIHQLHERLQHAHGAYYSFADIIGESEAVRQAVELAKKAADTNSTVLLTGESGTGKELFAHAIHQESRRSRAPFVAVNCAAIPETLLESELFGYEKGAFTGAVQAKIGKVEIASGGTLFLDEIGDMSPYLQAKLLRVLQSKQIERIGGLHPLDVDVRIIAATNRNLLQLIKEGTFREDLYYRLNIVRIEVPPLRHRLEDIPLLVDNLMQKISRRTGRTAWISNKAVALLAEHHWRGNVRELEGFLERIINENGAGRLADSLVLRHIHQISCTDAERSHDLSIDAVQEEAGEIPPLRIIERSIIEKALKRFGTTVEGKKRAARSLGISLATLYNKLREYQKKGGLDANS; from the coding sequence GTGACAATCCACCATATACCACAATTGATCTTATTAGCGCCACAGCTTTCGTTATTTGAAAAAGTATGGAGCATGCAGCAAAAACAGCAGCTTAGCATTGCAGGCATTTGGTATGGTAATCAGCCCTGTCATGGTATAGAAGAAAGCATCAGACATACAATTCCTATATTGCCTGAGAAACCATCAGAATTAGAGCAGGCGATACAGAGGAAGTCCTGCGACTTTTTAGTACTTGGAGAAGCATCTGAAGACATGTATCCACTGATACAGAAGATGCGAATGGAAGGTATAACCCTGCTTGATTCTTCATCATTTTGGCTGCTTGAACACCTGATTGCAAAAGATTGGCAGCTCTCACAGCATCACCGAATCAATCAGGAGCTGCAGACGATTTTGACGTATGCGCACGAAGGTATTCAACTTGTCAATCAAGAAGGAACCGTACAATATGTTAATCCTGCATTCACGACGATTACAGGTATTCAACCAGCAGAGCGAATCGGCAAAAATATTTTTGAAGTTTCGCCGGATGGGTCCCTTTCCTTAGCTTTGCAGACGAAGCAGCCTGTGCTGAATTGGAAGAATAAGGTGCTCGACTCCGGCGTGGAAGTCATCTCGAATGCGGCTCCTATCTATGTAGACGGGGAGATGACAGGGGCTGTCGTAACGTTTCAGGATATGACGCAGATTATGGCGCTTAGCCAGCAGTTGCAGGAACAGGCCCAGAAGATTCATCAGCTTCACGAGCGGCTGCAGCATGCACACGGTGCGTACTATTCGTTTGCAGATATTATCGGGGAGAGCGAAGCGGTTCGGCAGGCGGTCGAGCTGGCCAAGAAGGCCGCAGACACGAATTCTACGGTGCTTTTGACAGGAGAGAGCGGTACAGGCAAGGAGCTGTTTGCCCATGCCATACACCAAGAGAGCAGACGAAGCAGGGCGCCGTTTGTTGCAGTGAACTGTGCGGCGATTCCAGAGACACTGCTTGAAAGCGAGTTGTTTGGCTATGAAAAAGGAGCGTTTACCGGCGCTGTACAAGCTAAGATAGGAAAAGTAGAGATTGCAAGCGGTGGCACGCTTTTTCTTGATGAGATTGGGGATATGAGTCCATATCTTCAAGCCAAACTGCTGCGCGTATTGCAATCCAAACAGATTGAGCGCATTGGAGGGCTTCATCCCTTGGATGTGGATGTACGCATTATTGCTGCTACCAACCGTAACTTGCTGCAATTGATCAAAGAGGGAACGTTTCGGGAGGATTTATATTATCGCCTTAATATCGTACGCATTGAAGTGCCGCCGCTGCGCCATCGATTAGAGGACATTCCTTTGCTTGTAGACAATCTGATGCAAAAAATCAGCCGCCGCACAGGACGTACAGCATGGATCTCCAATAAGGCGGTTGCATTACTTGCGGAACATCATTGGCGTGGAAATGTACGAGAATTAGAAGGATTTCTTGAACGAATTATCAATGAAAATGGAGCGGGGAGGCTTGCGGACTCCCTTGTACTGCGCCATATCCATCAGATTTCATGCACCGATGCAGAGCGCTCGCATGATCTGAGTATAGATGCTGTGCAGGAAGAGGCCGGGGAAATTCCGCCGCTACGCATCATAGAACGAAGCATTATCGAGAAGGCGCTGAAGCGATTTGGCACCACAGTCGAAGGAAAGAAAAGAGCCGCTCGTTCCTTAGGGATTTCGCTTGCAACGCTGTATAACAAGCTTAGAGAATATCAGAAAAAGGGGGGATTAGATGCAAATAGCTGA
- a CDS encoding nitroreductase family protein, with the protein MENHTMTGQLLEEVVKARRSANNFDPTIQISREELEEMFALAKLAPSAYNLQHTHYVVVDDNERKLEVKEAAYRQHKVETASAAIVVLGDTQAYTDAARIYEGMVRLGMMDEQGYKQLVDSIYTAYENKEFQKEEAIRNASLSAMQFMLIAKSKGWDTCPMIGFDVQKIKQVLHIPERFIPVMMITIGKEKTNHPRPRGYRKPIGEFVHYGAFSS; encoded by the coding sequence ATGGAAAATCACACGATGACAGGACAACTGCTCGAAGAAGTGGTGAAGGCGAGAAGATCGGCAAATAATTTTGATCCTACCATACAAATATCAAGGGAAGAGTTAGAAGAGATGTTTGCGCTGGCAAAGCTCGCTCCGTCAGCATATAACCTGCAGCACACCCATTATGTAGTTGTGGATGATAACGAACGTAAACTGGAAGTAAAAGAGGCTGCATACCGTCAGCACAAAGTAGAAACCGCATCTGCAGCTATCGTTGTACTAGGTGATACACAGGCGTACACTGATGCTGCTCGAATTTATGAAGGCATGGTACGGCTTGGCATGATGGATGAGCAGGGATATAAGCAATTGGTCGATTCCATTTATACAGCATATGAGAACAAAGAATTTCAAAAAGAAGAAGCCATCCGCAATGCATCTCTTTCTGCCATGCAGTTTATGCTGATCGCAAAAAGCAAAGGCTGGGATACATGCCCGATGATTGGCTTTGATGTACAGAAGATTAAACAAGTACTGCACATTCCAGAACGGTTCATTCCTGTGATGATGATTACAATTGGCAAGGAAAAAACGAATCATCCACGGCCAAGAGGATACAGAAAGCCAATTGGAGAGTTTGTTCATTATGGGGCGTTTTCTTCCTAA
- a CDS encoding NAD(P)/FAD-dependent oxidoreductase, producing MQIADAVVIGGGIIGTSIAFRLARQGRSVVLIEKGILASGTSGACDKAIFLQSKKVGLHLELAKASAALYQSLEEELDTSLEYERTGGMIVIETEEQLEIMKGFVEKQQHSGIRVDLLSQAETHAMQPTLSPHVVGATWSGEDADVNPLLVTHGFASAAKRAGAVIMTHTEVMGIMKEKNRVTGVMTSRGAIATELIINAAGPYAPTIGRLAGVEIPIIPRRGMILITERMPPMLKGNMLCAQYITAKHMAGAEPAKQQEDRCGIGLSFGQTKSGNFLLGGSREFTGFDRHVPPETLRKIASHACRIIPFLCNTRIIRTMVGFRPFTGDGLPIIGEAPELKGFIIAAGHEGDGIALSPITGMIVANIAEKRGPYLALAESLGLERFQDRPLTRSL from the coding sequence ATGCAAATAGCTGATGCTGTCGTCATCGGCGGAGGGATCATTGGTACATCCATCGCTTTTCGTCTGGCACGGCAGGGAAGAAGTGTCGTACTCATCGAAAAGGGCATACTGGCATCGGGAACATCCGGCGCCTGTGATAAAGCCATCTTCCTGCAATCAAAAAAAGTCGGCCTGCATCTGGAGCTGGCCAAGGCAAGCGCCGCTCTCTATCAGTCATTGGAAGAAGAGCTGGACACGTCGCTTGAGTATGAAAGAACCGGCGGCATGATTGTGATTGAGACGGAAGAGCAGCTAGAGATTATGAAGGGATTTGTGGAAAAGCAGCAGCATTCCGGCATCCGAGTCGATCTATTGAGTCAAGCGGAAACGCATGCGATGCAGCCGACACTCTCACCGCATGTGGTGGGTGCTACTTGGAGTGGTGAAGATGCAGATGTAAATCCATTGCTTGTTACACACGGTTTTGCCAGCGCCGCAAAAAGAGCCGGAGCCGTCATTATGACACATACAGAAGTGATGGGGATCATGAAGGAGAAGAATAGAGTAACAGGTGTGATGACAAGCCGGGGAGCCATTGCCACAGAGCTTATCATCAATGCCGCAGGCCCATACGCTCCAACAATCGGACGGCTGGCCGGTGTAGAGATCCCGATTATACCTCGCCGTGGGATGATTCTTATTACCGAGCGGATGCCTCCGATGCTTAAAGGCAATATGCTATGCGCACAGTACATTACAGCAAAGCATATGGCAGGTGCAGAGCCTGCGAAGCAGCAGGAGGATAGATGCGGGATCGGCCTCTCTTTTGGTCAAACAAAGTCAGGCAATTTCCTGCTTGGAGGCAGTAGGGAATTTACTGGATTTGATCGGCATGTACCACCGGAAACGCTGCGAAAGATTGCATCGCACGCATGCCGCATCATTCCTTTTCTATGCAATACGCGAATCATTCGTACAATGGTAGGCTTTAGGCCATTTACAGGAGATGGCTTACCAATTATCGGAGAAGCGCCGGAATTGAAAGGGTTTATTATCGCGGCAGGTCATGAAGGAGATGGGATCGCACTGTCGCCGATTACCGGCATGATCGTTGCCAATATAGCTGAAAAAAGAGGGCCGTATCTAGCTTTGGCGGAAAGTCTTGGGCTTGAAAGGTTTCAGGATCGTCCTCTTACCCGTTCGCTGTAA
- a CDS encoding NAD(P)/FAD-dependent oxidoreductase: MDADLVVVGAGAAGLSAAARTAAYGAQVVVVDENPYAGGKLPGQLHESPGHGWWKGGEIANRLREEVESAGGRIIQEREVWGISPGFHVLLNYQEELRAPYILLATGALERPIPMPGWTLPGVMAVGAAQVMTNIHRVLPGKKVLIVGIDVLSMTIARQLKMAGAEVVGLVLPPSGIFSGEKANPVSQISLLAGMADLAPTTLLRLAGRAASTPVMHRLGAALYPAKGMRVWEIPLMLRKAALEIRGRQAVESVVLADVTSKGEIIENSRHEVAVDCVCISGGLAPLGELASSIGCTFTHIPELGGHVPLHSPLLETDRENVFVAGNITGIEGANVAMAQGELAGTAIAAKLGLLGQKKEAKLMEAQHNVNITRERADIQFMPNILKGREAMEAAWNEMFLHSSMT, from the coding sequence ATGGATGCTGATCTGGTAGTAGTTGGTGCGGGAGCAGCGGGATTAAGCGCAGCAGCAAGGACGGCTGCCTACGGTGCCCAGGTTGTTGTGGTGGATGAGAATCCGTATGCGGGCGGAAAGCTTCCGGGACAGCTTCACGAATCACCGGGTCATGGCTGGTGGAAAGGCGGTGAGATTGCCAATCGTCTCCGGGAGGAGGTGGAATCGGCGGGTGGCCGAATTATTCAAGAACGGGAGGTATGGGGCATCTCTCCAGGATTTCATGTTCTGCTTAATTACCAAGAGGAGCTTCGAGCCCCCTATATTTTATTGGCTACCGGAGCTTTGGAACGTCCGATACCGATGCCGGGCTGGACGCTTCCTGGGGTTATGGCTGTAGGGGCAGCGCAAGTGATGACGAATATACACAGGGTACTTCCAGGGAAGAAGGTGCTAATTGTCGGGATCGACGTGCTATCCATGACAATTGCAAGACAGCTAAAAATGGCTGGTGCAGAAGTGGTGGGTCTTGTTCTTCCGCCTTCTGGAATTTTTAGTGGGGAAAAAGCAAACCCTGTTTCCCAAATTTCATTGCTTGCTGGCATGGCTGACCTGGCTCCTACGACATTGCTGCGCTTGGCGGGGCGGGCTGCAAGCACACCGGTGATGCATCGTCTGGGTGCCGCGCTCTATCCTGCAAAGGGCATGCGAGTATGGGAGATTCCACTTATGCTTCGTAAAGCAGCGCTTGAGATTCGTGGCCGTCAGGCAGTAGAGTCAGTTGTTCTTGCGGATGTGACTTCAAAGGGAGAGATCATTGAAAACAGCAGGCATGAGGTTGCTGTCGATTGTGTCTGTATATCAGGAGGATTGGCACCGCTTGGCGAGTTGGCGTCTTCTATAGGCTGCACCTTTACCCATATCCCAGAGCTTGGCGGGCATGTACCGCTTCATAGTCCTCTTCTTGAGACGGATCGAGAAAATGTATTTGTAGCTGGGAACATTACGGGGATTGAAGGAGCCAACGTAGCTATGGCCCAAGGTGAGCTGGCAGGAACAGCGATTGCGGCTAAACTTGGCTTACTTGGACAGAAAAAAGAGGCAAAGCTTATGGAGGCCCAACATAATGTCAACATTACGCGTGAAAGAGCGGATATTCAGTTCATGCCCAATATTCTAAAGGGAAGAGAAGCGATGGAAGCCGCATGGAACGAAATGTTCCTGCATTCTTCTATGACATAA
- a CDS encoding (2Fe-2S)-binding protein: MDTMIICRCEEVMLHTIQQCIENTGASTSKEVKLCTRAGMGICQGRTCGLLIERLLAQSGALDVPPLASKHNVPVRPLLLGELSGRCTERGGGR, translated from the coding sequence ATGGACACGATGATTATTTGCAGATGCGAGGAGGTTATGCTGCATACCATTCAACAATGCATCGAAAATACCGGGGCTTCCACATCCAAAGAAGTGAAACTGTGTACAAGAGCGGGAATGGGGATCTGTCAGGGACGAACATGCGGTCTGCTTATCGAACGGCTTCTTGCACAGAGTGGGGCGCTTGATGTTCCGCCGCTCGCAAGTAAACATAATGTTCCTGTACGTCCTTTATTGCTTGGCGAGCTTAGTGGCCGATGTACAGAGAGAGGAGGAGGGAGATGA
- a CDS encoding DsbA family protein, giving the protein MGKKNTRQQVKKQQQQKETVQKKKMQRLMGYTLAIILLVCIALIAYGALSGSQTAEPVDAKEFRYETQPALGAKDAPVKIVEFADFKCPACQHFKQTILPQLQKDFIDSGIAQFHFINYPIVSPEADSRTAAMAGEAVYSQNPQAFWPFYQAVYAKQGDERDTWATADALVQIAKEAHVDVDYTKLKTDIESEAFAKAVQDDEAIVRKLGIGGTPTLYINGQALPVDATFDYAAIKDIILKAKESTGK; this is encoded by the coding sequence ATGGGGAAGAAAAATACACGCCAGCAAGTCAAAAAGCAACAGCAGCAAAAGGAAACAGTACAGAAAAAGAAAATGCAACGTCTCATGGGCTACACACTTGCCATCATTCTACTGGTCTGTATCGCCCTTATCGCGTATGGTGCATTATCAGGTTCACAGACGGCAGAACCTGTAGATGCCAAGGAATTCCGCTATGAAACACAGCCTGCCTTGGGCGCAAAGGATGCTCCGGTTAAAATCGTAGAATTTGCTGACTTCAAATGTCCGGCTTGTCAGCATTTCAAGCAAACGATTCTGCCGCAATTGCAAAAAGATTTCATTGATAGCGGAATCGCTCAATTTCACTTTATTAATTACCCAATCGTTAGCCCTGAAGCGGATTCACGCACAGCGGCAATGGCGGGGGAAGCGGTATACAGTCAGAATCCGCAAGCTTTCTGGCCTTTCTATCAAGCCGTCTATGCCAAGCAGGGTGACGAACGTGATACATGGGCGACCGCAGATGCTTTGGTGCAGATCGCGAAAGAGGCTCATGTTGATGTTGATTATACTAAGTTGAAAACAGACATTGAGAGTGAAGCATTTGCCAAAGCGGTACAAGATGATGAAGCGATCGTCAGAAAGCTTGGAATTGGTGGTACGCCAACCCTTTATATTAATGGGCAGGCACTTCCTGTTGACGCTACATTCGATTATGCTGCCATTAAAGATATTATCTTGAAAGCGAAAGAGAGTACCGGCAAATGA
- a CDS encoding (2Fe-2S)-binding protein: MRVWHHPVLGSLTEQKEVEILFDGSTYHAFAGESIAAALLANGVRTLRYTESKGEPRGIYCGIGHCYECRVEVNGIRSIRACITPVTDGMVISSQGGERDGC, encoded by the coding sequence ATGAGAGTATGGCATCATCCTGTGCTTGGCTCACTGACTGAGCAGAAGGAAGTCGAAATTTTATTTGATGGAAGCACGTATCATGCTTTTGCAGGTGAGTCGATTGCAGCGGCTCTGCTTGCCAATGGTGTGCGAACACTGCGCTATACAGAGAGTAAGGGGGAACCTCGCGGGATCTACTGCGGCATTGGTCATTGCTATGAATGTCGAGTAGAAGTAAACGGTATACGAAGCATCCGTGCTTGTATCACTCCGGTGACTGACGGCATGGTGATCTCTTCACAGGGAGGAGAGAGAGATGGATGCTGA
- a CDS encoding isocitrate lyase/PEP mutase family protein, whose amino-acid sequence MANPALKQALQKESIVIAPGAYDALTAKLVECAGFPAVYMSGAGVSYSQLASPDIGLLTQTEMAQQAARLADAVQIPVIADGDTGFGNALNVRRTIQLYERAGVSAIQMEDQTFPKKCGHMQKKSLVSTEEMVAKIKAAVDARTDEDFLIIARTDARGVSGMTEALERAHRYQEAGADILFVEAPQSEEELRDVAGQFEIPLMANMVEGGKTPIIPADRLQEMGYQLVIYPNTITRFYMKQALRILHTLKEDGTSHGYQHEMMLFDEINELLGLAKVKELEEKYTF is encoded by the coding sequence ATGGCAAATCCAGCATTGAAGCAGGCATTACAAAAAGAAAGCATCGTGATTGCTCCCGGCGCTTATGATGCATTAACAGCAAAACTGGTAGAATGTGCAGGCTTTCCTGCCGTCTATATGTCGGGAGCCGGTGTTTCCTACAGTCAGTTGGCATCCCCGGATATCGGTTTGCTTACACAGACAGAGATGGCTCAGCAGGCAGCTCGCCTTGCAGATGCGGTACAGATCCCGGTTATAGCCGATGGTGATACGGGCTTTGGCAACGCGTTGAATGTACGGCGAACGATTCAACTGTATGAGCGTGCAGGCGTGTCTGCTATTCAGATGGAAGATCAGACATTTCCAAAGAAATGCGGACATATGCAGAAGAAGTCGCTTGTATCTACCGAAGAGATGGTAGCTAAAATTAAAGCGGCGGTGGATGCGCGTACTGACGAGGATTTTCTTATCATTGCACGGACGGATGCGCGCGGTGTATCCGGAATGACCGAGGCGCTAGAGCGAGCACATCGTTACCAAGAGGCAGGCGCGGATATATTATTTGTAGAAGCGCCTCAATCTGAAGAAGAACTGCGTGATGTTGCGGGACAATTTGAGATTCCGTTGATGGCTAATATGGTAGAAGGCGGGAAAACTCCAATTATTCCGGCCGATCGTCTGCAAGAGATGGGCTATCAACTCGTGATTTATCCAAATACGATTACACGCTTCTATATGAAACAAGCGCTCAGGATTCTGCATACACTAAAAGAGGATGGCACAAGTCACGGCTATCAGCATGAGATGATGCTGTTTGATGAAATTAACGAACTGCTTGGCCTTGCCAAAGTGAAGGAACTTGAAGAAAAATATACATTTTAA
- a CDS encoding carbon-nitrogen hydrolase family protein, which produces MKKEHTHVRVAVVQAAPVVMDREATTEKTVDLIEKAARQGAKLVLFPEAFIPAYPRGLTFGARVGSRSPEGRADFLRYWENAVPVPGEVTERVGEAARKAGVYVVVGVIERDTENSGGTLYCTALFFGPDGTLLGKHRKLKPTGSERLIWGEGDGSTLPVFDTPFGKIGTLICWENYMPLARAAMYAKGVQIYLAPTADFRDTWQATIRHIAVEGRCFVLSCNQYVTKDMYPTDLAGYHELESMPHEISPGGSAVVGPLGEYIVEPVSGREDILFADLDMGLIPYSRFDFDAVGHYARPDVFQLLVNEEKQESVRWKSLKEE; this is translated from the coding sequence ATGAAGAAGGAACATACTCATGTTCGGGTCGCTGTTGTGCAGGCGGCGCCTGTAGTGATGGACCGGGAAGCAACGACTGAGAAAACGGTTGATTTGATTGAAAAGGCAGCTCGGCAGGGAGCTAAGCTTGTTTTATTTCCAGAAGCATTTATTCCTGCGTACCCTCGCGGCTTAACATTTGGAGCACGTGTAGGCAGTCGTTCTCCGGAAGGGCGAGCTGACTTTCTCCGTTATTGGGAAAATGCCGTTCCGGTGCCTGGTGAAGTAACGGAGCGTGTGGGCGAGGCTGCGCGCAAAGCCGGTGTGTATGTAGTGGTCGGTGTAATTGAGCGGGATACGGAGAATAGCGGGGGCACACTGTATTGTACGGCATTATTCTTCGGACCTGATGGCACCCTGTTAGGAAAGCACCGTAAGCTAAAACCGACAGGGTCAGAGCGGTTAATATGGGGAGAAGGCGATGGCAGTACCCTGCCTGTATTTGATACACCATTCGGCAAAATCGGAACACTCATCTGCTGGGAGAATTATATGCCGTTAGCCCGTGCGGCTATGTATGCTAAAGGCGTACAGATTTATCTGGCTCCTACGGCTGATTTCAGGGATACATGGCAGGCTACCATTCGCCATATTGCAGTGGAGGGTCGCTGCTTTGTCCTCTCCTGCAACCAATATGTTACCAAAGATATGTATCCAACAGACTTGGCGGGCTATCATGAGTTGGAGTCCATGCCGCATGAGATCAGTCCGGGCGGCAGTGCTGTTGTAGGGCCGCTTGGGGAATATATTGTAGAGCCGGTATCGGGGCGTGAGGATATCCTGTTTGCTGATTTGGATATGGGCTTGATTCCTTACAGCCGTTTTGATTTCGATGCGGTTGGACATTATGCGAGGCCGGATGTTTTTCAGTTGCTTGTAAATGAAGAAAAGCAGGAAAGTGTCAGGTGGAAAAGTCTAAAAGAAGAATAA
- a CDS encoding disulfide oxidoreductase: protein MIRTRTLHFLQAYRLYLAWVISMIALCGSLYFSEVMRFEPCKLCWFQRIFMYPLAILLGMGAYRDDQGIVMYARVLSIIGMCISLFHYLQQKVPGMQNVLPCTTGVPCSGQYINWLGFITIPLLAFISFSLITLLLTIREET, encoded by the coding sequence ATGATACGCACCCGGACGCTTCACTTCTTGCAAGCATATCGTCTCTATCTGGCCTGGGTCATCTCGATGATTGCACTATGTGGAAGTTTATATTTTAGTGAAGTCATGCGGTTTGAGCCGTGCAAGCTGTGCTGGTTTCAGCGTATTTTCATGTATCCGCTTGCTATTCTGCTCGGCATGGGCGCCTATCGGGATGATCAGGGGATCGTCATGTATGCCCGGGTACTGAGCATAATTGGAATGTGCATTTCACTGTTTCATTATTTGCAACAAAAGGTGCCGGGAATGCAAAATGTACTTCCATGCACAACAGGTGTACCATGCAGCGGCCAATATATCAATTGGCTTGGATTTATTACCATCCCGCTCCTTGCCTTTATCAGCTTTTCTCTTATCACGCTGCTGCTGACGATTCGAGAAGAAACGTGA